A single genomic interval of Armigeres subalbatus isolate Guangzhou_Male chromosome 1, GZ_Asu_2, whole genome shotgun sequence harbors:
- the LOC134206284 gene encoding uncharacterized protein LOC134206284 isoform X1, whose product MRQPSRLLSIWIQEFLSNVASRRPAFIALHLQEVGGKTYDKSMEYVQEFIKNLCESAELADYNRIRVYLDEDYNSAEHFTALGNLYFAIRTIDSLQMWNFLTHEWESVEGKNIHTGNIESVASKEKAKFPQQFFPECKWSRKGFLRTRWSLNGTVFDLVNIHLFHDASNLAACEEYPSVYCKSRRRALVHTLERFHQDSVNQTVPYFVFGDFNFRCDTEGVIKKLTEDLTMHRVPNPKNDSTKVQYRDSDGSNVLTVGKKEFNHHNQSTFKESWLRQYDRELDSLRSILHEYPITFPPSYPYEEDPGQPGSYMSTRCPAWCDRILISPAARKIIDEREHCKTGGMPAATTTPTMAKSTYGIMGEVVCMGDHKPVFLHLRIKTSQGILNYCSCDTHVHRRVEHNSNSSNNNVNVNHNNNSCSSFLASKLNSNSSNANDATSIISNSIGFPSVPTAAHPDNSNHSPPSTALTSTAQSTLTSPTFANHQHHCPVCFDRIQSTFDRILSELEIPTGLCATGADSDEKKPQDTSRPAKLPPPVRISVFDTDSNANVCMCSMYSSSFSLVGGEYRRSRSGSTSCLDQSQVDTGGGSGGGGGGGLGNSQICPNCRNIIKHQPMEHRKTLISRRLMLANDIIVNRIDTHYLNTYTTTGGGITATAASANRQFEPYTPESVESHSPAPESADNKPDFDESQPANALDAIDSPTRATDGNPKQPLSEPKQPNASLTNSSSKKSSTIGGGVSPRQLKSRLEKLKRISDRRKTYQETKALAAAAATGNNSAVLGEELQPLDDGRGETGPGGKSSHDGGVDEVIFVGSDGQPRRHLLLDADRNDGKLAECCHRRWNCCAIA is encoded by the exons GCACTCGGCAATCTCTACTTCGCCATCCGGACCATCGACAGCCTGCAAATGTGGAACTTCCTCACCCACGAGTGGGAATCGGTGGAGGGCAAAAATATCCACACGGGAAACATTGAATCGGTTGCCTCCAAGGAGAAGGCCAAATTTCCACAGCAGTTCTTCCCCGAA TGCAAATGGTCACGGAAAGGCTTCCTGCGAACGCGCTGGTCCCTGAACGGGACCGTCTTTGATCTGGTCAACATCCACCTGTTCCACGATGCTTCCAATTTGGCCGCCTGCGAGGAGTACCCTTCGGTGTATTGCAAAAGTCGACGGCGGGCGCTGGTTCACACGCTGGAAAG ATTTCACCAGGATTCGGTCAACCAAACCGTGCCATACTTTGTTTTCGGGGATTTCAACTTCCGGTGTGACACCGAAGGAGTAATCAAA AAACTGACGGAGGACCTGACGATGCATCGCGTTCCGAATCCAAAGAACGATAGCACCAAGGTCCAGTACCGAGACTCGGACGGCTCCAACGTACTTACGGTGGGCAAGAAGGAGTTCAACCACCACAACCAGAGCACTTTTAAGGAGAGTTGG CTGCGCCAGTACGACCGTGAGCTGGACTCACTGCGCAGCATACTGCACGAGTATCCGATTACATTCCCGCCTTCCTATCCGTACGAGGAGGACCCCGGGCAGCCGGGCAGCTACATGAGTACCCGGTGTCCGGCCTGGTGCGACCGGATATTGATCAGTCCCGCGGCGCGCAAAATTATCGACGAACGGGAACACTGCAAAACTGGTGGAATGCCGGCGGCGACGACGACCCCGACGATGGCCAAAAGTACCTACGGTATCATGGGCGAGGTGGTTTGCATGGGTGATCACAAG CCGGTGTTCCTCCACTTACGAATCAAGACGAGTCAAGGTATTTTAAATTACTGTTCCTGTGATACGCATGTGCATAGACGTGTTGAACACAATTCCAATAGTAGTAATAATAATGTTAATGTTAATCATAATAACAATAGCTGCAGTAGTTTTTTAGCTAGCAAACTAAATAGCAATAGTAGCAATGCCAACGACGCCACTAGCATAATCAGCAACAGCATCGGTTTCCCTTCCGTCCCGACGGCGGCACATCCTGATAACAGCAACCATTCTCCTCCTTCAACTGCTCTAACCAGCACCGCTCAAAGCACCCTTACCAGTCCGACATTCGCTAATCATCAACATCACTGTCCGGTCTGTTTCGATCGCATTCAGTCTACGTTTGATCGAATCTTGTCGGAGTTGGAAATTCCTACCGGTTTGTGTGCCACTGGTGCCGACTCAGACGAAAAGAAACCTCAGGACACAAGTCGCCCTGCCAAACTGCCTCCACCGGTCCGCATCAGCGTGTTCGACACGGATTCCAACGCTAACGTATGCATGTGTTCAATGTACAGCAGTAGCTTCAGTCTAGTGGGTGGTGAATACAGGCGCAGCCGTTCCGGTTCAACAAGCTGCCTTGATCAGTCCCAAGTGGATACCGGTGGTGGAAGTGGAGGAGGTGGAGGTGGAGGTCTTGGCAACAGCCAGATCTGCCCCAACTGCCGGAACATCATCAAACATCAACCGATGGAACATCGAAAGACGCTCATCTCGCGGCGTCTCATGTTAGCAAATGACATCATCGTCAATCGCATCGATACGCATTACCTGAATACGTACACGACGACCGGTGGAGGCATAACGGCCACGGCCGCCAGTGCCAACCGTCAGTTCGAACCATACACTCCGGAAAGTGTAGAATCTCATTCCCCGGCACCGGAAAGTGCCGATAACAAACCGGACTTCGATGAATCTCAACCTGCCAACGCACTGGACGCGATCGATAGCCCGACAAGAGCAACCGACGGCAACCCAAAGCAACCGCTCAGCGAGCCGAAGCAACCGAACGCATCTCTAACGAATTCCTCCTCAAAGAAAAGCTCCACCATCGGTGGGGGCGTTTCGCCACGGCAGCTCAAGTCGCGGCTGGAGAAACTCAAACGAATTTCGGACCGACGGAAAACCTATCAGGAAACGAAAGCACTGGCCGCAGCGGCGGCAACAGGGAACAACAGTGCGGTACTGGGAGAAGAGCTACAGCCGTTGGACGATGGCCGCGGGGAGACGGGGCCCGGCGGCAAATCTAGTCACGATGGAGGCGTGGATGAAGTGATATTTGTCGGTAGCGATGGCCAACCGCGGCGGCACCTGCTGCTGGATGCCGATCGGAATGATGGGAAACTGGCTGAATGCTGTCATCGGCGGTGGAACTGCTGTGCGATAGCGTAG